Proteins found in one Tumebacillus sp. BK434 genomic segment:
- a CDS encoding thioesterase family protein, with the protein MDLEVLSKFRFVSPAKVRFAETDANGHMNHVSVVIYMEQARTDYMTALGLFNPEEMARAGKTFVLARQAVDYKSQAYFNDTVDTYARVSRYGNSSLDIDYVLINRATRAIVAVATSTVVYFDARAQKSIPLPSDLQARVEQLDASFPPITL; encoded by the coding sequence ATGGACCTGGAAGTATTGTCGAAGTTCCGTTTTGTTTCGCCGGCCAAAGTGCGCTTTGCCGAAACGGATGCGAACGGACATATGAACCACGTGTCGGTGGTGATCTACATGGAGCAGGCGCGGACCGACTATATGACCGCGCTCGGGCTGTTCAATCCGGAAGAGATGGCGCGGGCAGGCAAAACGTTCGTCCTGGCCCGCCAAGCGGTCGACTACAAATCGCAAGCCTATTTCAATGACACGGTCGACACGTACGCCCGTGTGTCGCGCTACGGCAACTCGTCGCTCGACATCGATTATGTGCTGATCAATCGTGCCACCCGCGCGATCGTCGCCGTCGCGACCAGCACCGTGGTCTATTTTGATGCCCGCGCACAAAAAAGCATCCCGCTGCCGAGCGACCTGCAAGCTCGCGTCGAACAACTGGATGCTTCCTTCCCTCCGATCACGCTGTAA
- the speD gene encoding adenosylmethionine decarboxylase, producing MEEYSTFGRHVAVDTWGVNFDILNDGEFLKDRMVEAAEKSGATVLSVQYKQFDPQGATVLVLLSESHLSIHTYPEKGFAALDCYTCGDTVDPQVAIDYLLEIFKPERIFDKMLKRGMEGPIEVLK from the coding sequence ATGGAAGAATATTCTACTTTCGGCAGACACGTTGCAGTTGACACATGGGGTGTAAATTTTGACATCCTGAACGATGGCGAATTTTTGAAAGATCGTATGGTGGAAGCAGCTGAGAAGAGCGGCGCGACCGTTCTTTCGGTGCAGTACAAACAGTTCGATCCGCAAGGCGCAACTGTGCTCGTATTGTTGTCCGAATCTCATCTGTCGATTCATACGTATCCGGAAAAAGGTTTTGCTGCGTTGGATTGTTACACCTGTGGTGATACTGTGGATCCTCAAGTTGCGATCGACTACCTGTTGGAGATTTTCAAGCCGGAGCGCATTTTTGACAAAATGCTGAAGCGCGGTATGGAAGGTCCGATCGAAGTACTTAAGTAA
- a CDS encoding S1 RNA-binding domain-containing protein, whose product MSIEVGSVVEGKVTGIKSFGAFVELAEGKTGLVHISQVSHTFINDINDVLNVGDVVQVKVLNVEDSGKISLSIKETQPKPEGSDRPRRGGNGGGRSNNAKGGNKGGARKAGGPATTIAHSDVSTEPFNTMADQLKEWAKKAGMA is encoded by the coding sequence TTGTCTATTGAAGTTGGTTCCGTCGTCGAAGGCAAAGTCACAGGTATTAAATCGTTTGGTGCGTTTGTAGAGCTGGCAGAGGGCAAGACCGGTCTTGTCCACATCTCCCAAGTTTCTCATACCTTTATCAATGATATCAACGATGTTCTGAACGTCGGCGATGTTGTTCAAGTTAAGGTACTGAACGTGGAAGATAGCGGCAAGATCTCCTTGTCGATCAAGGAAACTCAACCGAAGCCGGAAGGTTCCGACCGTCCGCGCCGCGGTGGCAACGGCGGTGGCCGTTCCAACAACGCGAAAGGTGGCAACAAGGGCGGCGCTCGCAAAGCTGGCGGCCCGGCTACTACCATCGCTCACTCGGACGTTTCTACCGAACCGTTCAACACCATGGCTGATCAACTCAAAGAATGGGCTAAGAAAGCCGGCATGGCGTAA
- a CDS encoding ATP-binding cassette domain-containing protein, which yields MKIQVDGLQFGTGYNGVLGPRGAGKTRLLKKMAQTEEGANSQLSCYVSREMEAFHELTVKEYLCYMAGDKAIPREYVTRKVNDSIEMMYLNRYANQSIGQLSKVMKSKALVAKALLSESQVLLLDEVLSGLSEQERMMIGYAMGEAAKERVVVVASNVGDSLEGLLDTVCMLHPEKETVHVSANTAYSWVEGKVWEYVAPQLPAAKSGRIVTAVKMLEDGVYVREIADFVPVEEVSQVTPTLTDAYLWWAGQR from the coding sequence ATGAAGATTCAAGTAGATGGTTTGCAATTCGGCACAGGCTACAACGGGGTGTTAGGACCGCGCGGTGCGGGCAAGACCCGGCTGTTAAAGAAGATGGCCCAGACAGAAGAGGGCGCGAACAGCCAGCTGTCCTGTTATGTATCGCGGGAAATGGAAGCTTTCCATGAACTGACGGTCAAAGAATACCTCTGCTATATGGCCGGTGACAAGGCGATCCCAAGAGAATACGTAACCCGCAAGGTGAATGACAGCATAGAGATGATGTATTTGAATCGCTACGCGAACCAATCGATTGGCCAATTGTCGAAAGTGATGAAAAGCAAGGCGCTGGTGGCAAAAGCGCTGCTCAGCGAATCGCAGGTGCTGCTGCTAGATGAAGTCCTGTCCGGCCTGAGCGAGCAGGAGCGGATGATGATCGGCTACGCGATGGGCGAAGCGGCAAAAGAGCGTGTGGTGGTGGTGGCGAGCAACGTCGGCGATTCGCTGGAAGGGCTGCTCGACACGGTCTGCATGCTGCACCCGGAGAAAGAGACGGTGCATGTCAGCGCGAACACCGCCTACTCCTGGGTGGAAGGAAAAGTGTGGGAATACGTGGCGCCGCAGCTGCCGGCTGCCAAAAGCGGCCGGATCGTCACGGCAGTGAAAATGTTGGAAGACGGCGTCTATGTGCGCGAGATCGCCGATTTTGTGCCGGTGGAAGAAGTCAGCCAAGTCACGCCGACGCTTACGGACGCCTATCTTTGGTGGGCCGGGCAGCGCTAA
- a CDS encoding ATP-binding protein — MLRISKMFYFLLIALMLLTGCQLYRPVPGYLYLCLFLLLLLFALRLQSDRSARIMQRELELALRRTEQLETVSQMAASVAHEVRNPMTSVQGFLQLMSRDIPSEHAHAMYLKVMEEDLKRISTIITEYLNVSRISGGMLEEVELGELLQNTCALLQSEANLRGIALTLDLPADSLRLTLEPGGLKQVLINLARNAMEAIGESSGTVTLALEDRGNTVCLKVKDTGPGIHARDLPRIFNPFYTTKATGTGLGLAISKRIIEEQGGSLAVQTEEGKGTTFFLHLPKHPFPPSDSVRRSVEK, encoded by the coding sequence ATGCTGCGTATTTCAAAAATGTTTTATTTTTTGTTAATCGCACTGATGCTCTTGACCGGTTGTCAGTTATACCGCCCGGTCCCCGGCTATCTCTACCTCTGCCTGTTTTTGCTGCTGCTCCTGTTCGCGCTGCGCCTGCAAAGCGACCGGTCGGCACGAATCATGCAGCGGGAACTGGAACTGGCGTTGCGCCGCACCGAGCAGTTGGAGACCGTCTCCCAGATGGCGGCGTCTGTCGCGCATGAAGTGCGCAATCCGATGACCAGCGTGCAGGGCTTTCTGCAGCTGATGAGCCGGGATATCCCTTCCGAGCACGCGCACGCGATGTATCTGAAAGTGATGGAGGAAGACCTCAAGCGCATCTCCACGATCATCACCGAATACCTGAACGTCTCCCGCATCAGCGGCGGCATGCTCGAAGAAGTGGAGCTCGGTGAGCTTTTGCAAAACACTTGCGCCCTGCTGCAGAGTGAAGCAAACCTGCGCGGCATCGCGCTCACCCTCGACCTGCCCGCAGACAGCCTGCGCCTGACGCTGGAGCCAGGCGGACTGAAACAGGTGCTGATCAACCTCGCCCGCAACGCCATGGAAGCGATCGGCGAGTCGAGCGGCACCGTCACCCTCGCGCTGGAAGACCGCGGCAACACCGTCTGTCTGAAGGTCAAAGATACCGGACCCGGCATTCACGCGCGCGACCTGCCTCGCATCTTCAACCCGTTCTATACCACGAAAGCGACCGGCACCGGCCTTGGCCTCGCCATCTCCAAGCGCATTATCGAAGAACAAGGGGGCTCGCTTGCCGTGCAAACAGAAGAAGGCAAAGGCACCACCTTTTTCCTTCACCTCCCGAAACACCCCTTCCCGCCTTCCGACTCCGTTCGACGCTCTGTCGAAAAATGA
- a CDS encoding fibronectin type III domain-containing protein codes for MQQHRRSAKLRTPLALLTVFLLLLTLLPILPAQQAVADGDLTLSNSIFPAGYSNTRIYITGGSLFPFHSKTQVMLYDASGKQVNKLREFSYADDRHISIELIAGLPQGRYQLLVMSYETAIAEIQVMSNYDPANVQITPGTDRDIRIDWKDPGAIDLREIVIQYGLIDSTSYQRSFVVPRTQQSYTLRDLEHNKKYRIKLFGRKVDGSSSPGTEFTNGGAGYLATDSTPPGELTNLVVRAIPNGFDLSWSDPLDSDLSMITVQYAEHGTTRWMDGFVVAKGVGHGLLSQMNMSKRYDFRFTKTDLLGNFSQQTATNNGYGYTFDTTPPSNVSGLNVSVQSKSEALLTWQDPSDAASTDFHHVNVYIKSSLTDWISVGRVEKGVRQLTLSGLAGNIDYTFKVVSVDSFGNEASGALTTRQVDTYSLTDLRKVTVAQEPEGGLQLQWPDSVDAINFNLFKVYYAPTGTTDFRETALSNKGTRSALLRDLPRGTYDLQFRLFDRHGVEKDFHLMTNNGYGYFAAGKSGGNFPVELGDVRIQPYSTKSMLITWNPASTDGTHVEIYTAERSVSPAWRLAAQVDKRTQRYEVLNLAEDKDYFFKLVVVDTVKNTRTYGVIYDNSGYGFNLSGGDRYPPREVTNAGANVIGGGITVTYFEPTDSDFDKVTIYAERVGTSDVKRFDVARGANGTTIRDLLPGATYRLRITTVDTYGNESQGIILNNNGPGYTIPTSAGSGQNEVNNALLIPETNKLTVRFQDPLAADYSRAVISIKKNSSTSYTTSKTVYKGTNEVTFDGLDANSFYHVRIVTVNSTNKESAGLYLGGTTGIGLQPVTKVTNGNVTESKGQLIVTWIDPTGINPSGVMVEVQARGSSLWSDPLIVQPGTQRAVFSGLSDAEYYKVRLTTLLTPVASAPVLLDNGTVGYRPERSQLIATPSQIAYHESATQRITLTGVNTRLPYSANEIRAKLYTSGGTDISEAITAQSTYSSTRYDVTLRRSLQPGLYKLVVTTKEDGEFSSWIKVASSAPLVQAIALDQGAVAYGYSAFTVKLTGSGFKTGAKVQIDNAQEVTPFSISGEQLSFTMPSGLMPGVHKVSVKTSDGTSLPVGFTVHPFSSKVVYTPATTRTGLHKAELQIKNHDSHVRSGKVLVQIRKNGKLIEIRELEGTFSAYETLTFKLDLGGVNSVYADGPLSSLSIQAFVVDPYTYTPLAEPVTHARTLNL; via the coding sequence ATGCAACAGCACCGCCGGTCCGCGAAATTGCGGACCCCGCTTGCGCTGCTCACCGTGTTTTTGTTGCTTCTGACCTTGCTGCCGATCCTGCCGGCCCAACAGGCCGTGGCGGACGGAGATCTCACACTCTCCAACTCCATCTTCCCCGCCGGATACAGCAACACGCGGATCTACATCACCGGGGGCAGCCTGTTTCCGTTTCACAGCAAGACGCAGGTCATGCTCTACGACGCGAGCGGGAAACAGGTTAACAAGCTGCGGGAATTCTCGTACGCGGATGACCGCCACATCTCGATCGAGCTGATCGCAGGCCTCCCGCAGGGGCGCTATCAGCTGCTCGTCATGTCCTATGAAACGGCGATCGCCGAGATCCAGGTGATGAGCAACTACGACCCGGCGAACGTGCAGATCACGCCGGGCACCGACCGCGACATTCGCATCGACTGGAAAGATCCCGGCGCGATCGACCTGCGCGAGATCGTCATCCAGTACGGGCTGATCGACTCGACCAGCTACCAACGGTCTTTCGTCGTCCCGCGCACCCAGCAGTCCTATACGCTGCGGGACTTGGAGCATAACAAGAAATACCGGATTAAACTATTCGGGCGCAAAGTGGACGGTTCGTCCTCGCCCGGCACCGAATTCACCAACGGCGGCGCCGGCTACCTCGCCACCGACAGCACGCCGCCGGGCGAGTTGACCAATCTCGTCGTCCGCGCGATCCCAAACGGATTTGACTTGAGCTGGAGCGACCCGCTCGATTCCGACTTGAGCATGATCACCGTGCAGTACGCGGAGCACGGCACGACCCGCTGGATGGACGGCTTTGTCGTCGCCAAAGGGGTCGGACACGGCCTGCTGAGCCAGATGAACATGTCGAAGCGCTACGATTTCCGCTTTACGAAGACGGATCTCCTCGGCAACTTCTCGCAGCAGACGGCCACTAACAATGGCTACGGGTACACGTTTGACACCACTCCGCCGTCCAATGTCAGCGGGCTGAACGTCTCCGTGCAGTCCAAGTCGGAAGCGCTGCTGACCTGGCAGGACCCAAGCGATGCTGCCAGCACCGATTTTCATCATGTAAACGTCTACATCAAATCATCACTGACCGACTGGATCTCCGTCGGGCGGGTGGAAAAAGGCGTCCGGCAGCTGACCTTGAGCGGACTGGCCGGCAATATCGACTATACGTTCAAAGTCGTGTCGGTCGACAGCTTCGGCAACGAGGCGAGCGGTGCGCTCACCACGCGCCAAGTCGATACCTATTCGCTGACCGACCTGCGGAAGGTGACCGTCGCTCAGGAACCGGAAGGCGGGCTGCAACTGCAGTGGCCGGATAGCGTCGATGCGATCAACTTCAACCTGTTCAAAGTCTATTACGCACCGACCGGCACCACCGACTTCCGCGAGACGGCGCTGAGCAACAAAGGCACCCGTTCCGCCCTGCTGCGCGATTTGCCGCGCGGCACGTACGACCTGCAATTCCGTCTGTTTGACCGCCACGGGGTGGAGAAAGATTTCCACCTGATGACCAACAACGGCTACGGTTATTTTGCCGCCGGCAAATCGGGCGGCAACTTCCCGGTCGAGCTCGGCGATGTGCGCATTCAGCCGTACAGCACCAAAAGCATGCTGATCACGTGGAACCCCGCTTCCACCGACGGCACGCATGTGGAGATTTACACGGCGGAGCGCTCCGTCTCCCCCGCTTGGCGACTTGCCGCTCAGGTGGACAAGCGCACACAGCGCTATGAAGTGCTGAACCTCGCGGAAGACAAGGACTACTTTTTCAAGCTCGTCGTGGTCGACACGGTCAAAAATACCCGCACCTACGGGGTGATCTACGACAACTCGGGCTACGGCTTCAACCTGTCGGGCGGCGACCGCTATCCGCCGCGGGAAGTGACCAATGCCGGCGCCAACGTCATCGGCGGCGGGATCACCGTCACCTACTTCGAACCGACCGATTCCGATTTTGACAAGGTGACGATCTACGCAGAGCGCGTCGGCACATCAGACGTGAAGCGCTTTGATGTCGCGCGCGGCGCAAACGGCACGACGATCCGCGACCTGCTGCCCGGCGCGACCTACCGCCTGCGCATCACCACCGTCGACACTTACGGCAATGAGTCGCAGGGGATCATCCTGAACAACAACGGACCGGGCTACACGATCCCGACTTCGGCCGGGTCCGGCCAAAACGAAGTGAACAACGCGCTGCTGATCCCGGAAACGAACAAGCTGACCGTTCGCTTCCAGGACCCGCTGGCTGCCGATTACAGCCGCGCGGTGATCTCGATCAAGAAGAACAGCAGCACAAGCTACACGACCAGCAAGACGGTCTACAAAGGCACCAATGAAGTGACGTTTGACGGTCTCGATGCCAACTCGTTCTACCATGTGCGCATCGTGACGGTGAACAGCACGAACAAGGAGTCGGCCGGCCTCTACCTCGGCGGCACGACCGGCATCGGCCTGCAGCCGGTGACCAAAGTCACCAACGGCAATGTCACCGAAAGTAAAGGCCAGCTGATCGTCACCTGGATCGACCCGACCGGTATCAACCCGTCCGGGGTGATGGTGGAAGTGCAGGCGCGCGGCTCCAGCCTCTGGAGCGACCCGCTGATCGTGCAGCCTGGCACCCAGCGTGCCGTTTTCTCCGGTCTCAGCGATGCGGAGTACTACAAAGTCCGCCTGACTACGCTGCTGACTCCTGTCGCGTCGGCGCCCGTGCTGCTCGACAACGGCACGGTCGGTTATCGCCCGGAGCGGTCGCAGCTGATCGCCACGCCATCGCAGATCGCGTACCATGAGTCGGCGACGCAGCGCATCACCTTGACCGGGGTGAACACGCGCCTGCCCTACAGCGCGAATGAGATCCGCGCCAAGCTGTACACCTCGGGCGGCACCGACATCTCAGAAGCGATCACCGCGCAGAGCACCTACTCCTCGACCCGCTACGATGTGACGCTGCGCCGCTCCTTGCAGCCGGGCTTGTACAAGCTGGTCGTCACGACGAAAGAGGACGGCGAGTTCAGCTCGTGGATCAAAGTGGCGTCGAGCGCGCCGCTCGTGCAGGCGATCGCCCTCGACCAAGGAGCTGTCGCCTACGGCTACAGCGCATTTACCGTCAAACTGACCGGCAGCGGCTTCAAGACGGGCGCGAAAGTGCAGATCGACAACGCCCAGGAAGTGACGCCGTTCTCGATCTCCGGGGAGCAGCTCAGCTTCACGATGCCGAGCGGTCTGATGCCGGGCGTGCACAAAGTGTCGGTGAAGACGAGCGACGGCACGTCGCTTCCGGTCGGCTTTACGGTACACCCGTTCAGCAGCAAAGTGGTCTACACCCCGGCCACCACGCGCACCGGCCTGCACAAAGCGGAACTGCAGATCAAGAACCATGACAGCCACGTGCGCTCAGGCAAAGTGCTCGTGCAGATTCGCAAGAACGGCAAATTGATCGAAATCCGCGAGTTGGAAGGCACGTTCAGCGCCTACGAAACGCTCACCTTCAAGCTCGACTTGGGCGGTGTGAACTCCGTCTATGCGGACGGCCCGCTGAGCTCGCTGTCGATCCAGGCCTTTGTGGTCGATCCGTACACCTACACGCCGCTGGCCGAGCCGGTCACGCATGCTCGAACGCTCAATCTCTAA
- a CDS encoding S-layer homology domain-containing protein has product MNWKRCALIGCLTAGLLLGPLPLAPSASAETTIAVKTYGSGLTVEGLYLSQGVSLGGTPVLLTVEFLNGDTLSYDQTTTDEHGTYRFDMTLPHDLDSGVLRAIISVQGEQKSATFNYSRSTGDGVISPIDMGPYRFTGELNGGQKQAVLYDTATGVNLSRSGGLATVTLNESKALSAVRSAESGTKYLTISVPANDPSAEVTVPRTVIQEMITRLGSDAHLLIAAEKGSYDLPLDAINPLLMKQVLDSSRGGLSFRIAAVGNAESSAVAQKLQRQKMPDPLVTPVSFAVQAILDSSTVQLLDYGSRFAQMSIDLTGSTLAANRTVSALLQHAQVENLTPTPSKVFRDAVGHGKLVIKRSGNGIYVPIQDARSFSDLQYTSQKDKIQQLANRHIINGRTTTSFAPQGDITRAEFATLMMLSLGLSDKQGTSLFRDVPANQWYTKPVAIGSTLGLISGHDARTFAPHNPITREEIASLMVRCLSYVEQRPYVDTTRILGQVQDRSNISSWAREDIALAISTGILDKNTSFVEPRRSATRAESAEMLYNLLTYLKMI; this is encoded by the coding sequence ATGAACTGGAAACGCTGCGCCCTGATCGGGTGTTTGACGGCGGGCCTCCTGCTTGGCCCGCTTCCGCTGGCTCCGTCTGCGTCTGCCGAGACGACGATCGCCGTCAAAACGTACGGCTCAGGCCTGACGGTGGAAGGGTTGTACCTCAGCCAAGGGGTGTCGCTCGGCGGCACTCCGGTGCTGTTGACCGTGGAGTTCCTGAACGGCGACACCCTGTCTTACGATCAAACGACAACCGATGAACACGGCACCTACCGTTTTGACATGACCTTGCCCCACGATCTGGACAGCGGCGTGCTGCGCGCGATCATCAGCGTGCAAGGCGAGCAGAAAAGCGCCACGTTCAACTATTCCAGATCGACCGGCGACGGCGTGATCTCGCCGATCGACATGGGGCCGTACCGCTTTACCGGCGAGTTGAACGGCGGTCAGAAACAAGCGGTGCTCTACGACACCGCGACCGGAGTCAACTTGTCCCGCAGCGGCGGACTGGCCACTGTGACGCTGAATGAAAGCAAAGCGTTGAGCGCTGTACGAAGCGCTGAGAGCGGCACCAAGTACCTGACGATCTCCGTCCCGGCCAATGACCCGTCGGCAGAAGTGACGGTGCCCCGCACGGTGATCCAAGAGATGATCACCAGACTTGGCAGCGACGCGCACCTGCTGATCGCCGCCGAAAAAGGCAGCTATGACCTGCCCTTGGATGCGATCAACCCGCTCCTGATGAAACAGGTGCTGGACAGCAGCCGCGGCGGTCTGTCCTTTCGGATCGCGGCGGTCGGCAACGCGGAGAGCTCCGCGGTCGCGCAAAAGCTGCAGCGCCAAAAGATGCCCGACCCGCTGGTCACTCCGGTCTCGTTTGCTGTGCAGGCGATCTTGGACAGCTCCACCGTTCAGTTGCTCGACTACGGCAGCCGTTTTGCGCAGATGTCGATCGACCTGACCGGCTCTACGCTCGCTGCCAACCGCACGGTTTCCGCCCTGCTCCAGCACGCGCAAGTGGAGAATCTGACGCCGACCCCGTCCAAAGTCTTCCGTGACGCGGTCGGACACGGCAAACTGGTGATCAAGCGCTCCGGAAACGGCATCTACGTGCCGATCCAGGATGCGCGGTCGTTCTCCGACCTGCAGTACACCTCGCAGAAAGACAAGATCCAGCAACTGGCCAACCGCCACATCATCAACGGGCGGACGACCACGTCTTTCGCCCCGCAAGGCGACATCACGCGCGCCGAGTTTGCGACGTTGATGATGCTGTCGCTCGGCCTGAGCGACAAGCAGGGCACGAGCCTGTTCCGCGATGTGCCGGCCAACCAGTGGTATACCAAGCCGGTCGCGATCGGTTCGACCTTGGGCCTGATCAGCGGCCACGATGCGCGGACGTTCGCGCCGCACAATCCGATCACCCGCGAGGAGATCGCGTCGCTGATGGTGCGCTGTCTGAGCTATGTCGAGCAGCGTCCGTACGTCGATACGACCCGCATTCTGGGTCAGGTCCAAGACCGCAGCAACATCTCCTCCTGGGCCCGGGAAGACATCGCCTTGGCGATCTCGACCGGCATCCTCGACAAGAATACCAGCTTCGTCGAGCCGCGCCGCTCCGCTACCCGTGCGGAAAGTGCCGAGATGCTCTACAACCTGCTGACCTACCTCAAGATGATCTAG
- a CDS encoding peptide ABC transporter substrate-binding protein, whose translation MQKKWFGIGMAAVMMGTVLVGCGDDAATGKNADEQVLNLYIGDDLPNMDVSKATDAYSFLMMANTMEGLVRLDATGNAQPGLAESWEISPDSKTYTFKLRDAKWANGDAVSANDFVYSWKRTLNPDTGSQYSFMLYWVKGATEYNQGKGSADEVGVKAIDDKTLEVTLNNPTPFFLNQMSFPIFFAQNQKFVEEKGDKYGTSFDTILSNGPFKMTAWEHDTSVTLEKNADYWDASKVALGTVNYQVIKDSTAAVNMYEAGQLDRVGLVRDHVDRYKDSAEYSLKPELTNGYIIFNPAIKGLDNAKIRTAITWAIDRDMYADIVYHNGTVGATGFVPNGTSDSAGGDFRKTAGDTLTKKTDAEVKAIFEEGLKEAGLKASDLKLELLVDDSDVAKKSSELLQEQWRSKLGITINVQSVPFKLRLEKEKNMQYQIGLSLWGADYNDPMTFLDLFLADGEFNKVKYKNPKYDELINKAKAEADTKKRAQYLVEAEKLLMKDMPIGPVFFRGKAFATKEYVKGLVTLPYGIDYDLKNVKIEGKK comes from the coding sequence ATGCAAAAGAAATGGTTTGGCATTGGGATGGCTGCTGTGATGATGGGTACTGTGCTCGTTGGCTGCGGCGATGACGCTGCGACCGGCAAAAATGCAGATGAGCAGGTTCTGAACCTGTACATCGGCGACGACCTCCCGAACATGGACGTATCGAAAGCGACCGACGCTTACTCGTTCCTGATGATGGCGAACACGATGGAAGGTCTGGTGCGCCTCGACGCAACTGGCAACGCACAGCCGGGCCTCGCAGAATCCTGGGAGATCTCCCCGGACAGCAAGACTTACACCTTCAAACTGCGTGACGCAAAATGGGCAAACGGCGACGCGGTGAGCGCGAACGACTTCGTTTACTCCTGGAAGCGCACCTTGAACCCGGACACCGGCTCTCAGTACTCCTTCATGCTGTACTGGGTAAAAGGCGCAACCGAATACAACCAAGGCAAAGGCTCTGCAGATGAAGTCGGCGTGAAAGCGATCGACGACAAGACGCTGGAAGTCACCTTGAACAACCCGACTCCGTTCTTCCTGAACCAAATGTCCTTCCCGATCTTCTTCGCACAAAACCAGAAGTTTGTCGAAGAAAAAGGCGACAAATACGGCACTTCGTTCGACACCATTCTCTCCAACGGTCCGTTCAAGATGACCGCGTGGGAGCATGACACTTCTGTCACCCTCGAAAAGAACGCCGACTACTGGGATGCGTCCAAAGTTGCACTGGGCACGGTCAACTACCAGGTGATCAAGGACTCGACCGCAGCGGTGAACATGTACGAAGCGGGCCAACTCGACCGCGTCGGCCTCGTGCGTGACCATGTAGACCGCTACAAGGATTCGGCAGAATACTCCCTGAAGCCGGAGCTGACCAACGGGTACATCATCTTCAACCCGGCAATCAAAGGCCTCGACAACGCGAAGATCCGCACCGCGATTACTTGGGCGATCGACCGCGACATGTATGCTGACATCGTGTACCACAACGGCACCGTCGGCGCGACCGGTTTCGTTCCGAACGGCACCTCCGACTCTGCGGGCGGCGACTTCCGCAAAACGGCTGGCGACACGTTGACCAAGAAGACCGACGCTGAAGTGAAGGCGATCTTTGAAGAAGGCTTGAAAGAAGCCGGCTTGAAAGCTTCCGACCTGAAACTCGAACTGCTCGTCGACGACTCCGACGTGGCGAAAAAATCGTCCGAGCTGCTCCAAGAGCAATGGCGCTCCAAGCTTGGCATCACCATTAATGTACAATCGGTGCCGTTCAAGCTGCGTCTGGAGAAAGAAAAGAACATGCAATACCAGATCGGCCTCTCCCTGTGGGGCGCTGACTACAACGACCCGATGACCTTCCTTGACCTGTTCCTCGCAGATGGCGAGTTCAACAAAGTCAAGTACAAGAACCCGAAGTATGACGAACTGATCAACAAGGCAAAAGCTGAAGCGGACACCAAGAAGCGCGCTCAGTACCTCGTCGAAGCTGAGAAGCTCCTGATGAAGGACATGCCGATCGGTCCGGTCTTCTTCCGCGGCAAAGCGTTCGCAACCAAAGAATACGTCAAAGGTCTGGTCACCCTGCCGTACGGCATCGACTACGACCTGAAGAACGTCAAGATCGAAGGCAAGAAATAA
- the queF gene encoding preQ(1) synthase produces the protein MSTKPTKTLDPVPNPHPEREYEVEIRCPEFTALCPKTGQPDFATITVRYVPGPHIIELKSLKLYLWAFRDEGHFHEDVTNIILNDLVASLEPRWMQVEGEFNVRGGIYTNVRVEHNPEYKRSRA, from the coding sequence ATGTCGACAAAACCGACGAAAACGCTCGATCCGGTGCCAAACCCGCACCCGGAGCGTGAATATGAAGTAGAAATCCGCTGCCCGGAATTCACCGCGCTCTGCCCGAAGACCGGCCAGCCTGATTTCGCGACGATCACCGTCCGCTATGTGCCGGGCCCGCACATCATTGAGCTGAAGTCGCTCAAGCTGTACCTCTGGGCGTTCCGCGATGAAGGCCATTTCCACGAAGACGTGACCAACATCATCCTGAACGACCTCGTGGCATCGCTCGAACCGCGCTGGATGCAAGTCGAAGGCGAATTTAACGTCCGCGGCGGCATCTACACCAACGTCCGCGTGGAACACAACCCGGAATACAAGCGCAGCCGCGCCTAA